TTCCGTAAACAACGGTTTATCAAATAATAAACCAACTAACTTTCCATTCGGGTTTAACAAACTGTGCATTTTTTTAGCGTACGCTTCGCGAAGGTTTGGATTTAATGCACAAAAAAAGGTTTGTTCAATAATTATATCGAAGGTTTCATTCATATCAAAAACATTGGTGTGCCGTAAGTTTTCACTTGGAAAACTAGGAACACGGTTTTTAAAATTATCTAATGCTGTTTTTGATAAATCGGCTATACATACATTTTTAAACCCATTTAGAAACAAGTATTCAGCTTCATAGGAATTTCCTGCTCCTGGAATGAGAATTTTAAGCGATGTATCTTTTAACTGATCGAAATATGTTTTAATTGGCAAGGACACCTCACCTAAATCCCAACCCGTATCTTGGTTCTGATAGCGCGAATCCCAAAACGATTCAGATAAATCCATGAATTACAAATGTGATTGAATTAAAGATACTAAATCGCGTTTAGAAGCTAATCCAGATTGTCGCCATAATTGTTTTCCGTTTTTATAGAGAATAAGCGTTGGTACGCCACGAACTTTAAATTGGGCTGCTAATTGCTGGTTTTTATCCACGTCTATTTTTAAAATGGTGACATCTTCACCAAGGCTATCTTTTACGTCTTTTAAAATTGGACTCATAGTTTTACATGGTCCACACCATTCGGCAAAAAAATCGACTAAAACAGGTTTGTCTTTATTTATTATTTCTGAAAATTTACTCATATCTACATTTTATTTATCGAACGAAATACTCCAAATTCCACGTACTTCATTTTCAATATACCCTATGGCTTCATCTTTTGGGTATAAAGCTTTTATACTTTTGTATACTTCTGGCGCTACCGATTTTCCATGACATTGTAAGCACATGGTATTGGTTTCAATTGGATAGTAAAATCTGACGCCGTTTGATGTTTCTTCAACAATAGGATCAGGATTTACACCTAACAAAAAATCTTCTTTAAATTTTGCAATATGCTGAAGCTCTAGCTCATTAGCTTGATTTCTAGGGTTTCTTGGTTTATCAGAAACACGCTTAATTTTGGCATTGTGTTTTACAGCCATACTATCCGTTAGTGGGTAAGCGGCGATATTACAGAATTCTACAGCTGCTAACGTACCTTTTTGTTGAATCGTGCCTATTAAGTTTTTTCCCAAAACGGCTTTCGTGCTTATGGCATATTCCATCCCAATATCTGCGTAAGATTTTTCAGGCTCTATAGTTATTTCTTCTTTAGAAACTTTATTAGTTTCCTCAAATTCAATTTCTGCTTCCTTTAGTTCTGATGTTTCTGAATTTTTACAACTCACAATTACAGCGCACGCAAAAATCAACATATAATATTTACGATTCATGATTTGCCATTTTTCCGGTTGCACAACTTATAAATGACTTGGCTTTGGTTACTACTGAATTAGCCGCATCAATCTCTGGATAGCCTAAAGATTTCAGTTTTTGTTTGGCAGCCACCAAATCTGCTTCAGATGCATAATCAAAGCTCACTTCGTTAGATTCTACTGATACTGACACGTGTTCAACACCTGCAACATCTGCTAATTTAGTTGATACCGTATGGGCACATCCACCACATTTTAAATTTTGAATTTCGAGTGTTGTTTTCATTTTATTTCCAGTTTAAATAACCACCTTTTAAATCATAAATTTCCGTGAATCCCATTGCAGATAATTTGCTCGCCGCTTTTCTACTTCGCGCACCACTTCTGCAATATATATAAAGTGGTTTTTCTTTATTTAATTTTTCAAATTGACTTTCAAAACTAGTTGCAAAAAAATCTATATTCTTCGCATTTTTAATGTGACCAGAATTATATTCGTTTGGGGTTCGAACATCAACTAACTGAACTTTTCCCTTTTCTATTTGTGTTTTGTATTCATCAACAGGTAACACTTTGAGTGCGGCGTTTTGAGCTGTACCGAACAGCATAGATATAAATGACATAAAGATTATAATTTGTTTCATATGTATTCTTAATTCGTTTATAAAATTACAAGGAATATTTAACCCTATACGTAACATTTGTTACTAAAAAAGAGTGGCTAGGACCACTCTTTTAAATATACGGAATTTTTAATAAATTACTTTAACGTAGTTGGACAAACAAAATCTGTTACTGGAATCCCTGCTTCTTTAATTGCAGCAAAACCACCTGCAATTTCTACTAAATTATGAATACCTCGACTCTTTAAAATAGAAGCGGCAATAACACTGCGGTAACCACCAGCGCAATGCACGTAAAATGTATCGTTTTTTGGAAATTCGCTTAAATGATCATTCAAAAAATCTAATGGTGTTAAATGCGCTTCGTTAATGTGAGCCGATGTAAACTCGCCTTCTTTTCTAACATCAAAAACAGGAATAGTATCTTTCTCTAAAATGTCTTTAAATTCGGTTGCAGGAATGGATTTAATAGTATCTGTTTCTTTTCCTGAATTTTTCCAAGCTTCAAAGCCTCCTTTTAAATAGCCCACTGTATAATCAAAACCAACACGAGATAAACGTGTAATAGTTTCTTCTTCTCTGCCTTGTGGCGCAACTAATAGAATTGGTTGTTTTACATCAGCAATTAAGGCTCCTACCCAAGGGGCAAACCCACCATCAATTCCAATAAAAATAGAACGTGGAATATGACCTTTTACATAATCATCTTGATGACGCACATCCAAAATAACAGCTTCAGTTTCATTGGCTGCCGCTTCAAACGCATCTGGCGATAAAGCTTGCGTACCCCGTTTTAAAACCACATCAATATCTTCATATCCGTCTTTATTCATCTGAACATTTAAAGGGAAATATTGTGGTGGTGGCTGTAAACCATCTGTTACTTCTTGTATAAACTCTTCTTTAGTCATATCCGCACGCAAGGCATAATTCGTCTTCTTTTGGTCGCCAATACTACCTACGGTTTCTTTGCTTAAATTTTTTCCACATGCCGATCCTGCACCATGAGCGGGATAAACAATAACATCGTCAGCTAAAGTCATTATTTTGGTGCGTAAGCTTTCAAATAAAATACCTGCTAACTCTTCCTGCGTCATGCTTGCCGCTTTTTGTGCTAAATCTGGTCGACCCACATCACCTAAAAACAGGGTGTCTCCACTAAAAATAGCATAATCTTTTCCGTTCTTATCTTTTAGCAAATAGGTGGTACTTTCCATGGTATGCCCTGGTGTATGCAAAGCTGTAATGGTAATATCGCCTAATGGAAACACTTGGCCATCGGTGGCAATAACAGAATCAAATCCTGTTGATGCGGTTGGGCCAAAAACAATTTTAGCACCACTTTCTTTAGCTAGTGTTACGTGACCACTTACAAAATCAGCATGAAAATGAGTTTCAAAAATATATTTGATTTTAGCGTTATCCTTTTTAGCACGCTCTAAATACGGTTTCACTTCGCGAAGTGGATCAATAATAGCCACTTCACCTTGGCTTTCTATATAGTAAGCACCTTGCGCTAAGCATCCTGTATATATCTGTTCAATTTTCATATTTCTAACTTTTTAATATGTTGCAAATTTACGAATAACTGTTGAAATAGGCAGTAACTAAAGTTACATTACGCCTTTACAAAAAATTCCATGTAGAAGATAAAAATAGCCATGGCAAAGACAAAATAACCAAAGCCTTTTTTAAGTTTTTTACCATCAATAAAGTTACCTAAATAACTTCCTATAAAAATACCAATCAATGAAATAGCTGTAAATGATAATAGAAATTTCCAATCAATTGTCATGGTTAAAGCATCACCTAGAAAAAATCCAGACAAGGCATTCATGGCTATAATAATTAAAGAAGTTGCTACGGCCACTTTTATGTCCACATTAGCCAAAAGTACTAGCGCCGGAATAATCAAAAAACCGCCGCCTGCTCCAATCATACCCGTAATAGCACCTATAAGAAGCCCTTCAATAATAATTAAAGGATAGTTGTAAGACACTTGCGTGTTTTCAGGTTTTAATTTCACATCTCTTAACATGGACAAAGCGGCAGGAATCATTAAAATAGAAAACATTCCGAACATAACCATTCGTCTCGTAAACTCGAAATTGCCTATTGTAAACATAACTTCGGGAAGTGCCGGAATAACAAAATGCCTAACTATTGAAATCCCAATAATTGCTGGAATACCAAAAACAAAAGCTGTTCGCCAATCAACTAAACCTTTTTTATGCTGTTTTAAACCACCAACTAAAGCGCTAACACCTACTACAAATAAAGAATATGCTGTAGCCACTTTTTCATTAACTAAAAATAAATAGGCCAAAGCTGGAACTGCCAAAATGGATCCACCACCACCAATTAGTCCTAATACAACACCAATTAGCAAAGCACTTATATAGCCAAAAATTTCTAATACTTCCATGGAATGGGTTTCAATTTACTAACGCAAATATATCCTTTTATTTAAACCGAGTTTGTAACCCAAGCTACATAGCTTGCTATTCTTTGTTTAGGATTATATAATTTCGGTTTAGCTGAACCTTCCCCATATTTTCTAGTTTTTTAAGTAATCGGGAAACAACCACACGGGAGGTATTCAATTCATAAGCTATGTCCTGATGCGTGCTATATATAGTATAATCTTCTGAAACACGCGCTTTTTCGTTGAGATATTTTAGCAATCGTGCATCCATTTTCAAAAAAGCTATACTATCAATAGTATCTAACATTTCATTTAATCGGCTATGATAACTTTCAAAAACAAAATTTCTCCAACTTTTATATTTAGAGGACCATTCTTCCATTTTCTCGATTGGAATCATAATCAATCTCGCATCTGTTTCTGCAATGGCACGAATTTCACTTTTGGTACGTCCTAAACAACAGGTTAAAGTCATAGCACAAGTATCTCCCTTTTCTAAAAAATAAAGTAATAACTCATCACCATCATTATCTTGCCTTAAAATTTTTATAGCTCCTGTGATTAGTAAAGGCATGGATTTAACATACGATCCTATTTCAATAAGTACGTCATCTTGTTTAACTTCCTTTAAAAAACCAACCTGATTTATTTCATCAAGCAAGTCTTTTTCAAAAAAATGACCATAATTATTAGTTAACTCTTCTAACATAAAATGAAATTTTTCAAGTCGCAATATAGCCTTTTTTAATGTGTTTAATAATCTAGAATAAGCCGTTGTTTTATGTAATCTTTAATATATTTCTTCGACATAAAACCGTACATTTCAATTTTACGTAACTATTTATATACACAACACATTATGCAGAAAACATATTACGACCCAGCAGACCTTAAAAAATTCGGTAAAATTTCCGAATGGAACGAAGAATTAGGTGCTAAATTTTTTGATTACTATGGAAAAGTTTTTGAGGAAGGCGCACTTTCTGAACGTGAAAAATCACTCATTGCGCTGGCTGTAGCACATACCGTTCAATGTCCGTATTGTATTGACGCATATACTGGAGACGGCTTG
Above is a window of Bizionia sp. M204 DNA encoding:
- a CDS encoding rhodanese-like domain-containing protein; this translates as MKQIIIFMSFISMLFGTAQNAALKVLPVDEYKTQIEKGKVQLVDVRTPNEYNSGHIKNAKNIDFFATSFESQFEKLNKEKPLYIYCRSGARSRKAASKLSAMGFTEIYDLKGGYLNWK
- the trxA gene encoding thioredoxin; its protein translation is MSKFSEIINKDKPVLVDFFAEWCGPCKTMSPILKDVKDSLGEDVTILKIDVDKNQQLAAQFKVRGVPTLILYKNGKQLWRQSGLASKRDLVSLIQSHL
- a CDS encoding Crp/Fnr family transcriptional regulator; amino-acid sequence: MLEELTNNYGHFFEKDLLDEINQVGFLKEVKQDDVLIEIGSYVKSMPLLITGAIKILRQDNDGDELLLYFLEKGDTCAMTLTCCLGRTKSEIRAIAETDARLIMIPIEKMEEWSSKYKSWRNFVFESYHSRLNEMLDTIDSIAFLKMDARLLKYLNEKARVSEDYTIYSTHQDIAYELNTSRVVVSRLLKKLENMGKVQLNRNYIILNKE
- a CDS encoding heavy-metal-associated domain-containing protein translates to MKTTLEIQNLKCGGCAHTVSTKLADVAGVEHVSVSVESNEVSFDYASEADLVAAKQKLKSLGYPEIDAANSVVTKAKSFISCATGKMANHES
- a CDS encoding sulfite exporter TauE/SafE family protein, whose translation is MEVLEIFGYISALLIGVVLGLIGGGGSILAVPALAYLFLVNEKVATAYSLFVVGVSALVGGLKQHKKGLVDWRTAFVFGIPAIIGISIVRHFVIPALPEVMFTIGNFEFTRRMVMFGMFSILMIPAALSMLRDVKLKPENTQVSYNYPLIIIEGLLIGAITGMIGAGGGFLIIPALVLLANVDIKVAVATSLIIIAMNALSGFFLGDALTMTIDWKFLLSFTAISLIGIFIGSYLGNFIDGKKLKKGFGYFVFAMAIFIFYMEFFVKA
- a CDS encoding arsenosugar biosynthesis-associated peroxidase-like protein yields the protein MQKTYYDPADLKKFGKISEWNEELGAKFFDYYGKVFEEGALSEREKSLIALAVAHTVQCPYCIDAYTGDGLQRGITKEEMMEALHVAAAIRGGASLVHGVQMMNKVNKLDM
- a CDS encoding rhodanese-like domain-containing protein yields the protein MKIEQIYTGCLAQGAYYIESQGEVAIIDPLREVKPYLERAKKDNAKIKYIFETHFHADFVSGHVTLAKESGAKIVFGPTASTGFDSVIATDGQVFPLGDITITALHTPGHTMESTTYLLKDKNGKDYAIFSGDTLFLGDVGRPDLAQKAASMTQEELAGILFESLRTKIMTLADDVIVYPAHGAGSACGKNLSKETVGSIGDQKKTNYALRADMTKEEFIQEVTDGLQPPPQYFPLNVQMNKDGYEDIDVVLKRGTQALSPDAFEAAANETEAVILDVRHQDDYVKGHIPRSIFIGIDGGFAPWVGALIADVKQPILLVAPQGREEETITRLSRVGFDYTVGYLKGGFEAWKNSGKETDTIKSIPATEFKDILEKDTIPVFDVRKEGEFTSAHINEAHLTPLDFLNDHLSEFPKNDTFYVHCAGGYRSVIAASILKSRGIHNLVEIAGGFAAIKEAGIPVTDFVCPTTLK
- a CDS encoding DUF3365 domain-containing protein; this encodes MNRKYYMLIFACAVIVSCKNSETSELKEAEIEFEETNKVSKEEITIEPEKSYADIGMEYAISTKAVLGKNLIGTIQQKGTLAAVEFCNIAAYPLTDSMAVKHNAKIKRVSDKPRNPRNQANELELQHIAKFKEDFLLGVNPDPIVEETSNGVRFYYPIETNTMCLQCHGKSVAPEVYKSIKALYPKDEAIGYIENEVRGIWSISFDK
- a CDS encoding methyltransferase domain-containing protein, which produces MDLSESFWDSRYQNQDTGWDLGEVSLPIKTYFDQLKDTSLKILIPGAGNSYEAEYLFLNGFKNVCIADLSKTALDNFKNRVPSFPSENLRHTNVFDMNETFDIIIEQTFFCALNPNLREAYAKKMHSLLNPNGKLVGLLFDKPLFTERPPFGGSKAEYITYFKPYFELDIFETSYNSVASREDSELFIKFLKK